The window AAAAAATGGAAACGTCATCTACCACACAACGGATCCGGCACGCATCGGCGACAATGTGGGTCATGTCCCGTTTGCAAAAGACTCCCTCGAAAACAGAAAACCCATCAATGGTCTTGTGCTTTCACTTGGCGGACTGGCTTATCGCTTCAGTTACCCTGTGTACCAGTCGGAACGCTATCTTGGTATCATTGTTTTTGCCGTCAAACCAACACGAGCTCTTGAACTGGCATCACAGGATTTCGGCGTTTGCTGTGGCATTTTTATCAACAACCGCTTTGTTGACAGACTGCAAAAAGAGGAGAGGTTTTCAAGAGAGGATAAAACGCTGATCACATCCACCGGAAGATGTTTTACCAACAGGGCATTTTTGGAGAAATTCCCTCTGGTGGCCACAGCACAGGCATTTAAGCTCCAACACCAGAGCTATCAAAAATTCCCCGCAATCCCCATCAAAAACTACCGTGGATCCGTCATCGGTGAAATTCAGGCAATGCTGAACACGACAGGCCTTGAGGAATCTTTTGAGCGCTCACTGTACCATTCAGCCCTGATCTGTTTAGGGGTTTTCATCATCACCATCATTGTTCTGCATGCCGGCACCGGGTTCTTTTTACAGCGGGTCAAACAACTCCAAAGCCAGCTCGAAACCAAAGTTTTCCGCCGCACCCAGGCGTTACAAACTCTCAACGAGAAACTTTCTCAGGAGATCCGTGAGCGAAAACGCTCGCAAAAGGCACTTCAGAAAATGAGTGAAAACGACATGTTGACCAACATCTACAACCGCCGCAAATTTAATACCTACTTTAGTCGCGAATGGGATGCGGCGTTGCGGGAGAAACGGGTTGTTTCATTATTGATGATCGATATTGATTACTTCAAAAACTACAACGACCATTATGGCCATCTAGCCGGAGATGATGCTTTGATCGCGGTGGCGGCAACCCTGAAGAACAAATTGACACGCCCGCGCGATTTTGTCGCCCGCTATGGCGGTGAGGAATTCGTTTGCCTACTACCGGAAACATCCATGGACGCAGCAATTTACCTTGCTGAAAAGTTGCGTCTGGAAATCCAGAAGCTTAACTATGTTCATGAATATTCTGTTGCAGCAGGCCACATCACCATCAGCGTGGGCGTGGCAAGTGCTATCCCGACAGCAGGGCAAGCAAAGGAGGATCTTATTGACCAGGCCGACAAGGCTCTATACCGGGCTAAAGAGGCCGGGCGCAATTGCACAAAAGCCGTTTAAGCGGTGCGCATTCAAGCCTCGGCGTCGAGCCAACCTGTTTTAGCTTGACAGCGTGTTGCTTTTTCGACTCGGTTCCGCCCCTGGTGTTTTGCTTCATAAAGAGCCAGATCCGCCCATTCGATCAGTTGCTCGGCCGTCACATTCTGACGGTCTTCAACGATATGGGTCGAACAGACACCAAGGCTGACGGTTACCTGCGGCGGGCCCTGGAGCTCATTGGCGGGGATGGTTTCAATCAAGTTGCGCACCCGTTCTGCTGCGGCATAGGCTTCCGTCGCCGTTAAACCAGGCAGAATCACGGCAAACTCCTCGCCCCCATACCGGCACGGGATATCCAATTCGCGCAGGCTGCCGGCAATGCGGTTGGAAACCGCCTTGAGAACATGATCCCCCACCTGATGTCCGTAGCTGTCATTGACGCGTTTAAAATAATCAATATCGAGAATCACCAGACCAAAGGGGATCGACTGCCGCTTGAAACGGGCTAATTCCACCTGGATCGCCCGATCAAACGCTTTGCGATTACACAATCCAGTGAGGGAATCTTCCATCATCGTCTGACTCATGCTCTGCTTGTCCTGCGACAAACGTTTAATCTCACGTTTGCCAGCCACTGCAATCTTCAATCTGGCAGCAATTTCAGACAGATCCATTTCAAACGCCAGGCAATCAGAGCAACCTAGCTCAAGAACCTCCGCACGACTCGGATCATTTAACGAGGAAAGGTAGACAACGGGAATGCCGCGCGAAATCGAACTCAAGTGCAGATTGAGGTAAACCTGTTGTTTCTGGTCCACACCGGCAACAACAATAAAGATATCGCAATCATCAATACCGATAATTGCCGTCGGGCTGACAATCTTCACCTCAGTCAACACATCGATCTGACTGAGAAGAAAGGCGATCTCCTCACGTCTGTGTTTAACGCAAAACACCAGAGCTTTCATGGCGGGGTACTCCAAGCCGGTTTTAACATATCAATAGAAACCTCACTTCCAATGTACTCCCCGCCTCAGCTCTAATCAAGAGATAATTCTTCATTTGCTCTTCCGCCATAAATCCGGAAAACGCTTAATGGTTTCAAACAAATAGGACACTTTTCAACAAGCGAAATCCATCAAGAGATTCCAACTTCGCGCCTGGATGACACGAACAGTTAACCCCCTTTTAAATAAGCTCTTTTTCGTTGTTCCCACCCCAAAAAGGTGCGATCAGGAAGATGGACACGAAAGAATAAGACGATGACTTTTGGGCGCAAAGATATTCTTCGCTACCAACTTCGTGATGCAGCGATATATTGGCTGATTCTGCCCGGTTTCGTTCTTAGTGTGGGCGCTCTTTGTGACAGATTATTGCACTGGTCAGGCTTTGGATTAACGCCTGCCATTATTGCAACAGGCCTGCACCTCATCGCTCTTGGCAGCTTGGTGGTTTCAGCAGCCATGCGGGTTTTCTTCCAGCATTGGCCGAGAAACAGGCCGAGATCGTCTAACCGTTGTGGAGATGGTGTTTTTTCATCAGATCATAAAAAGTCGGTCGGCTGACACCCAGCTCTTCTGACGCCTTGGCAACATTTCCATCATGATTTTTCAGACAGGCAACCAGCATATCCCGTTCCAGCCGGTCACGTGCCTCCTTCAAGGTTAAGCCGTGTGTCGAAAATTCGTGTTCCGGGGCTGCTTTATCTTCAAACCCAAGATCGCAAGGTTCCAGTACCGGACCATCCGCCAACAGAATGGCCCGTTTCACCTTGTTCTCCAGCTCCCGAACATTTCCCGGCCAGGAATATTCCTTTAACGCATGCTCAGCCGCAGAGCTGTATCCCTTGATTTTTTTAGAAAATTCCGTGACATAGCGGTTAAGAAAAAAGTTGGCCAACAAACAAATATCATCACTGCGATCACGTAATGGCGGCAGATCGATGGTAATGACGCCAATCCGGTAATACAGATCTTCACGAAAATCGCCCCGCTCAATCGCTTGCTCAATATCAACATTGGTTGCCGCCACAATACGGGAGTCAACGACAATTTCATCCCGGCCACCAACGCGTTGGATGGTCTTTTCCTGAAGAAAACGCAACAGTTTCACCTGCAACGGCAAGGGCAGTTCGCCAATTTCATCAAGAAAAAGTGTGCCTTCATGGGCATATTCGACTTTGCCTTTTACCTGGCCGACAGCGCCGGTAAATGCGCCCTTCTCATGGCCGAACAACTCGGCCTCAAGCAAATTTTCCGGAATCGCGCCACAGTTGATCGGAATCAGCTCGCCCTTGTTGCGCAAACTCTGGGCATGAATCGCTTTGGCAACCAGCTCTTTGCCAGTACCGTTTTCGCCAAGAATCAAAACCGGAATATCTGCTGATGCGATCTTGCGAATGGTGGTAAACACCTCTTCCATCTGCGGACATTGGCCAAGAATCCCATGCAGGTTGCTGAGTTCGGACGACGAAGCTGTCTGCAGACGGTGGTTTTCCGTCTCCAGTGCCGCCAGTTGAAAGGCGCGCTGCAAGATAATTTTCAACTCAGCGAGATCAATGGGTTTGCGATAAAAATCATACGCACCCAACTTCACGGCCTTCAAGGCGTTGTTGCGATCTTCATTTCCGGAGAGAACGACCACTTTGGTGTCCGGCTGCTGATGGAGAATCTCCTCCAAACAACGCAGCCCCTCTGTGGCACCATCGACATCAGGTGGCAAACCGAGATCCAGAGTCACCACCTTGGGCCTATGTTTGTTGAACAGTTTCAGGGCGCCACCAACATCTTCTGCCAGCAGAACGTCATAATCTTTATTCAGCCCCCATTTCAACTGCTTACAAATTTCTGAGCTATCATCAACGATGAGTAATTTGTCCACGAAATGTCCTTATCTTTTTTCGTTTCCCCCTCGAGGAAAACACAACTTACATCTCAACAGGCAACCACAGGGTGAATGTTGAGCCAACCCCGGGCTCGCTTTGCACCTCAATGCGACCGCCATGTCCTTCAATAACCTGACGGCATTGATACAAGCCAATCCCCATCCCCTTTTTTTTCGTCGTTTCAAACGGTTTGAACAGTCGCTGGCGAATAAATACCTCACTCATGCCTGCTCCATGGTCCGTAACACGGATAAACGCCTGCTCGTCCCGGCCTACCTCAACCTCGATCGGCGCCTGGTCTGTCGAAGCTTCGCGGGCATTATGAAGCAGGTTAAGCAACACCTTGTCCACCTCAGCGCTATCGGCCCTGACGATGACGGCAGATCCACGAATCTGCACCGCAGAGTGACCGGACTGCTCAACGGCCCGTTGCGACAACGTCAGAAGGTCCGTGTCCGTGAATTCCAGGGTGGGCTGGCGTTTGACATTCTGCAACCGGACAATGAGCCTGTTCATATTGTTCACAGTGTTGTCCAGTGTTTCAAACATATCCGCCCGAAACTCGGCATCATCAATATAATCGCGGGCATTATCAACAACCAGAGCCAGGCTGGACACAAGATTTTTAAGATCATGAATAACAAAGGTCGAAACACGACCGATGGCCGCCATCTCATTGGCGGCGACCAAGTCCGCGTACAGCTTCCGACTCAGCAGCACGCCAATCGCTTGGTGTGACAGCGTTTTCATCAGGTCGAAATCTTCGTAGGTCAGCGGGTCACCGTCGTAAACCCGTTCACCCAGCGCAATAACCCCTTCGATCCGTTGCTGAAAACACAATGGAACTAAAAACTTACACCCCTTTTGATGGAGGCTGGCCCAATCTTCGGTCAAGGTCGTGCGGTTTTCGCCCAGATCAACCACCCAATTGTCTTGTCGCATACGTGATTCTTCTGGAAGCCCCTCTCCTGGTGACAAGTGACTCATATCCATCTCGTGCTGAGCACTGCATAAGAATCGACCACTCTGCTGATCACGGAGAAACAAGGCAGCACCACGTAACGAAAATGTTTCGGCAAAAAAGGCCAGAATTCCCGCCTCAAGTTCTTCACGATTTTTCGCTTCAGCGAGTCGGGTGGTGAAATGAAGCCATTCATTGCGATAATCGTATTTTTTCTGATAAAAATTCTTGTGCAGCACGACCTGAATCCGCCGCCGAACCCGTTCGGAAAGAAACAGCACCACCAGCAACACACCGGAAAAGACAGCCAGAGCGACAATAATCGTCCGATTTTGTGTCACATCAAGATAACGAACACCGGTGCCAAACAACCCCAGGCCGATCAGATAGATCCCTACAACCAGAAACACCACGGAGCGATAGGCCACATGGCGTGACACCTCAATGCGCATCACTTCGCCGCGATACAAGCGACTGTAGGTCATAAAGCCAAGGGCCAGGATCACACTGGCCGTGCGGACCGGAATCAGGTTCATATCCAGCGATCGATACAAAAGCGCCTGACTGTAGTGAATCACCAAAACGGCCAGGATCAACCCCGCACCGACAATTTCAAACTTGGCCCGCCAGCGATCCGGTCGCGACAAGGAGACATAGGTGCGTTCGAGATGGAACAGGCCGACAACCAGTGCACACATCAGCAAGACATAAAACAGATGACCTTGGGAACGCAGGAAGAGGATTCTCTCGTCGACAAAATCCGGAGAGTAAAACAACTCCAAGGGCGATAGAAAAAGAGCAATTGCGGGAAAAAACAGCATCGCAGCAAGCAGCAACTTCGACCGGGAGGAAACGTGCCCCTGCTGCCACTGGTGTGCATAGGTAAGGCTGAAAAACAACCACGTGAAAGGCAGGCTGGCTTCGGCAACAAGCCCCATCTTCTTCCAGCGCATCAAATCAGCGGGTTCAAGGAAGACGAGCAGGTCACTGATCTCCAGAACAACACAAGCCAAAAGCCCCATAAATAAGGCAATGGTCGCGGTCTGCCAACGCCCACGCAGCAAGACAACCAGCACGTAGATCACGGCAAGACTGATGACTGTAGTTGATAGAATCGGTTGCAGCATGAACCACCCCTCAGGGCTGATAAAAATTCAAAACGCAGACAGGCGCGCCATGAGGCGCTCCTGATCACATACAAGCATACCGTCTAATTGTGATTTCCAAAGGGGATCGGGCTGAAAACAGCGGTGTTACCATGCAGCATGTCTCTATTGCGGCAAAACGGCTTTGATCTTCGGATAGAAATCACGCACAAATTGTTCGACAGCAGATGAAGAGACACTGTCAGCCTCTTGAAAAATCGTAGAAATGCGAATAAATGCCGAATCACGCCTCTGGTAACGGATCGAATTAAGAATTTCGGCAAACTTCAAGGCGTATTCATTGGTCAGCGATTCCCCCCTGACCTGATACCAATACCAGAAAATTTCGCGGCGGTCGCCGTGCTGATAAACTGCTTCGACCAGTTGAACATCATCGCCGTCAATATTTAACGCTCTGCTCTTCTCCGACACGGCCTGCCAGCCACTACCCGGCAGACAATGCTTTGGCGAATGGATAGGCCCACTGTCCGGACCACCTCCATGGTAGCCGACATACAAAGTTACCGGTTGCTTCTCCTCGTTGACATAAACGCGGTACAGATAATCCGTTGGTCGCAGTTGGTCAAGCACGGCTTCACTGAAATAGACATCATCCACCTGAGCCCAACTGGCGACGCGCAGCGGAATTTCATCCAGGGGTTTGGCTACCGGCACATGAACGTCGCGATGAACACTGACAAAAACCGCCGTCATGATCAAAACAAGATAAATCAGATAAAAACGCGCTTTGCTCATGACCGCCCCCAACGTCGTAAAAGCATACCAAGCATGAACAACAGCAGCATGGCCAAAGCGAAAACAGCCATCCCGGCAAATTCATGAAAAAATCCTTGCGCCGCAGCAGCACCATAATGCTGGGCAAGAACGCCGGTAACAATCACGCGAAACATATTGGTGGCGATGGCAATGGGGACCGCAGCAAGGATAATGATGGTCCGCTTGATGACAGCTTTTTGGGTCATAAAGGCATAGGCCACGGAAAGTGCCAGCAGAGACATCAGCGAACGTAAGCCACTGCAGGCATCGGCCACTTCAAGGACCGTCTGCGGAAAACGGATGATATTACCTTCACGCAGCACGACTATGCCCATCGCCTTGAGACTGATTACAGAGAATTTAGCCACCAGCAGTTTTAATGGAAATGCCATGGCGTCATAAACAATGTACGGCAACGGCACCATAAACAGCAGAAAAGCAAGCGGCAGTGCCAGCAGTCTGAAAACCTGCCAGCCATACCAGAACAGAATGGTTCCCGCCAATACCACCACCAGGGATACACGCATAGAGTAATATTCGGTGCCGGCAAAACCGAGAACCAGCAATGCCACACCGGCAATACTGACAAACAACCCGGTCATGGCCGGACGTACCGGCAGGGATTTCAATTCAGGCCAACTTTGCCAGACAAAATAACCGGAGATAAAAGGCACCAAAAATCCATGAGAATAATTGGGGTCATGGCTCCAGTCCGCCACCATTTCCGGAATGACATTGCGGTAGGTCAGAGCGATTAACGCGACCAGAACCAGCCAGTGCCAACGGTAGCGGGAAAGATCCTGCTGGAAAGTCTCCCCTGCACTCGGCATCGTCATCAGTTCGCTCCACTCTCAACTCGCAACAGAACGTCAACAATCCGCTCAGCAGCTCGGCCGTCCCATTTTTCCGGTATCTGGCCGGTGGCGGTATCTCCATGAAGAATCCGCTGCGCTGCTGCGAGAATCGCCTCCTTGTGATGACCAACCAGCGTATTGGTACCCTCTTCACACGTGATTGGCCGCTCGGTATTGGGGCGCATGGTAATGCAGGGCACGCCGAGAACCGTGGTTTCCTCCTGCAAGCCACCGCTGTCCGTCAGAACCAGACGCGCGCCCATATTGAGATGAAGAAATTCCAGATACCCAAGCGGTTCGGTGATCCAGACCCCCGCCACCGTATCCGACGTATTGAAGAACCCTTCGAGGCCAAACGATTCGACCATTTTTTTCGTGCGCGGATGAATCGGGAAAATCACCGGCATTGTCTGCGAGATCTCGTGGACCGCTTCAAGAATGCCTTTGAGGGCATCGCGGTCATCGACATTAGCCGGACGATGTAGTGTCAAGGTAGCATAGCCTTGCGGGGTCAGACCTAATTTCTCACGCAGGTCGAGCTGTGAAGCCATCTGCCGATGTTTCATCAGCGTATCGATCATCACATTGCCGACAAAAAAGATCTTCTGGGCATCAACCCCTTCAGCCAACAGGTTGCGGTCGGCAATATAGTCGGTGGTAAAAAGATAATCGCACAACACATCGGTGCACAACCGGTTGATCTCTTCAGGCATCAACATATCGCGTGACCGCAGACCGGCTTCGACATGCGCCACGCGAATACCGAGTTTCTTGGCGGTAATAGTGCAGGCCATGGTCGAATTGACATCGCCAACCACAATCACCAGATCCGGCTGATGATCCAGGCAGACTTTTTCAAATGCCACCATAATCCGTGCGGTCTGCTCGGCGTGGGAGCCGCTGCCAACACCGAGATCAATATCCGGTCGCGGCATGCCGAGATCGACGAAAAACGACTGACTCATTTTTTCATCATAATGTTGTCCGGTATGGACCAGAATGGGATGAATGGCATCAGGGTAGTGATTCATGGCCTCAATCAACGGGGCCATCTTCATAAAGTTAGGTCGGGCACCGACCACGTTGATGATTTTAAGTGGCTTCACGATGTCTCCATTTCTTCTTAAACTGCTCCTCAATCTCCCAAGGACAAAGACTATCAGATAACACAGAGTTTACATCTCGACGAATCGTCCAGATCAGCGGACGCAATAACAGATTGGCGCTTTTAAGGACCTCTTCAACCTCCATGACATAAGGCCGACGGCGCCCACGGTGCTCGATGGCATCGCCAATGGGCTTCAGGTTTCCGCCGAGACGACTGAAATGGGTGGCCAATAGCGGCTCAGTGAGCATATACATGGTCTTGATACCGTAAAATGAGGCCATCTCCAACATGCCGATATACAGTCCCACCGGGATATACGGAAAACGACGACGTCCCTGAATCGTAGCGTCTTCCTGCAGATCAATGGAGATCGGCTTACTGAGCTCATTTTTCCGTCGCCGATAATCCGCAACAATCGCCAGTCGCGAGACCTCTGCGGTTTCGCCCCGTTCCGAGGCTTCGAGATCCGGATACCCGGCATAAAGGGTGTCACGACAGGATTCCTGAATCGGAAAGATATGATCCGGATGGCCGACCTGCGGTAAAACAAGACGAACACAGCCGATGTAACGCTGTGAACGCACCGCCATCAACAGACAGTGCAGAGCATTTTCATCATAGCTGTCCTGCTCCAGGCCCTCTTCATTCACGGGTTCCCAGCCCAGCTCCTCACAATACACGGAGTGGCGAATCCGCTGCGCCTCCCGGACAAGATCGGGGGTCACTGCGGGAATAACCTTGAAATAGGTATGAAAATGTTTATGTAATTGCAGCATTTCCCGTAAACGAGCCATTTTCAAACTCAATGATGTGGCCATGACGCCCCCCTGAATTTTCTCTGAATGCTCACAAATCAGCTCTCTTCGACAACGATGACTGCGCCAGAAGACAGTTAATTTTAAGGGATTTATATTAAAATCAATATAGCAGGCTTACGGACACCTCGCAAAAAATATTAAAGAGAATTTCATTCAAATGTCCAAAAAGTTTGCCGAACAAATCATTCTTACGTATTCTGCTAAATTATGAACAAGTCAAGCCTGCCCAGAACCACGAATAGCTGTTGCAGCTCCCGCCTGTTGATCATTCTGGCTTGCGTCTATTTTTTTCTGCTGGTCTACGCCAGCCTGATGCCCTATGACTTTCGTGCCTCAATCGACATTCGCTGGGTGATCAACAAAGCGCTCCATGCTTGGCCGGTAAATCCGTATGCCCAGGTCAGCGGCTCTGACGTTTTAAGCAACCTGATTCTCTACATTCCCCTAGGGGCCCTTTTGGCCACCCACTGGGCAACGAAGCATCACCACAGGATGCGTGCCGCCTTGGCCGCCCTGATGCTCTGCAGTCTCACCAGTCTTCTGATCGAAACGGGTCAGATTTTCTTATTGTCGCGCACGGCGAGCATCACCGACTTCATCATGAACACCATCAGTGGCGCTGTTGGTGCCGTAGTCGGTGCCCGCTGGGGACCGATGTTGTGGCAGCAGATTCTGTCAACATTGCATCAACGGCAAAAACACAGCCCGCTGGATCTTCTCACACTGGTTTTCGCTGCGTTGATCGCCGCCGATGCTCTGGCTCCGTTTCTGCCAACGCTGTTAATACGCCAGGTCTGGCGCAGTATCAAAGCCTCACAGTTCAACCCGATTGCAGGGTTTTCCCAGCATCCGTGGCACTGGTGGCTGGTCACACACATCCTGCTGTATCTGGTGTTCACTCTATTGGTCGCCCAGTGGTCCAAGCCTAACCATTCAAAACCGGGAAGGGTGAATGCAGCCCTGTTCTGCGGCCTGTTTGCCACAATGCTCGAAGTGGCAAAACTGTTCATCACCTCACGGGTGATGAACATGAGTAACCTGATGGCCAACTACACCGGCATCTTTGTGGCAGTCATTCTACTGACCGTGTGGCGACGACCTTTATCCCGTGAACTTCGCCTGACGCTGGGTCTTATCGGAGTCACAGGCTACATCCTGTATTTGGGCTGGCTGCCGTTTGATTTTCAATTCGATGCTCAACTGTTCACCAATAAATTGCCTCGCGGTGTTGAGTTCCTCCCTTTTTACCACTATGCAATGGGAGCCTCTCTGAATCATATTCGGCTGTTTTTGCAGACGATCCTCCTCTCAGCCACCCTGGTGTACTTCTACCGGCTCCGCTTCGCCACGCTTGATCAACGCTGGTTTCGCTTGCCGGTCATTGTGCTGCTGACAGGCACCATTGGCCTTCTTCAGGAAGGCGGACAACTCTTTCTGACTTCGCGCACACCGTCCATGACCGACATCTACTGCTATATCATCGGCGGCATACTGGCAACGCGTATCCCACTGCTGCCTCTTGATGCTCCCCCTGCCGAAAAGGAGACCCATGGCGTCTAACCCCTCAATTCGTCTGGCAATCATCGGCGATCTGCTGTTTACCACCCCTTACGCCTCCCAGAACGGCAGTCGCGGCCTGGAATCAGTGTCTGCGCAAATCACTACCCTGTTCGCCAACTGTGACCTCGTTGTCGCCAACCTGGAGAGCACACTGGCGGCCGACCAACAGGTTGCCACCGAACCACGGGTGCTCGGAACCGCCCAACAATTCGACTCACTCATTCAGGCGCATATCAACGTGGTCACGTTGGCCAACAACCATGCCTTTGATGCCCTTGATGAAGGTTTTCGTAAAACATCTGACAAACTCAACGAGCTGGGGATTCATGCCTTTGGTGCCGGAAATAACCTCACCGCAGCACAAGCTCCCGTCAGTCTCACCATGAACGGCGTTCGCATTGCATTCATCGGTGCTGTGGCCACTTCCACCGGCATGGGAACCTTTGCCGGCAACGACAGTGCCGGTGTCGCCCCGCTGGAAACCAGAGCCATCTGCGACCAGATTCAGCAACTCAAAACCAGCCACGACCATGTTGTCTTCATCCCGCACTGGGGCGAAGAGCGCTTCCGTTTTCCGGCACCGGATCAGGTGGCGCAGGGCCGAGCATTTATCGATGCCGGAGCCTCCGTAGTGGCAGGTCATCATCCCCACGTTCTCCAAGGCACGGAAACCTATCACCACGGCGTCATTACCTACTCATTGGGGAACTTCCTTTCAAATCCGGTCTATTGGCAGGATGGTGATTCCTTAACCTGGGACAAATTTGAGCGTACCAGTCAAATCATTGTGTTTGAATTAGATCAGGAAAAAATTACCCGAATTGAACAGGTTCCAGTGTTTGATGATGGGACACAGATTCGTATAGAAGAAAGTGGCTGGGGGGAAAAATGCCTGCACCATGCTGATAATTATCTGCGTCAGGGGATCACTCCGGCACGGTATGCGAAAGAAGTGTTTCGTGTTCACAAACTTCTGCCGTTCAAATCCCGGTTGCGTTGGGACACCATCCGCCGCCTTCGACCAAAGCATTTTAAAAAGGCCGTAAAGCTCTTTTTAAATAACTAACTGTTCTCCGCCGACAAAGAGGAACAACATCACCACCCTCTCCAAGAATGACAGACACTCTTCACTGCCTTTAGTGAACCTCAAAGCAGCCAGCATCGAGTCTCTCTGCCGAGCGCGATTGCCCCGTCAGATCCTCAGTTACGGCAAATTCGACTAAGCGCGGGCAAAAACCAATCGCAGGCGAACCCGGCCGGAGTTCAAAATTAAACAGTTCTGGATGATGATACTCATGGACTGAGGCGTGGTTGAATTCCGGGTCCACATACCGGTTGGCCGCCATGAGACTGTTTATTTTTTCAACCTCTGACAGGCTGAACCTCTCCGGGCCGACAGTAACAACTGAACCAAATCCGGCACCATACACAATATTGTTTTTCATAATCGAAACATCAAGCGCTTCGGGTTGCTGAAATGCCACCGCACTCCCCGCCTGCGTGACCACAACATTATTGCGAATATTCGTGTAAAGCATCCGCATCCTACCCGTTGTATCATTGAGCAGGATGCCGGCATGATAGAGCGGTTTTTCATTGCCGGACACATCGTAACGCCCCACCCATATGGTGTTGTTGATGATCTCGTTATTGACAAAATCCCCCCCGGAACCAGATT of the Desulfuromonas acetoxidans DSM 684 genome contains:
- a CDS encoding VanZ family protein, which translates into the protein MNKSSLPRTTNSCCSSRLLIILACVYFFLLVYASLMPYDFRASIDIRWVINKALHAWPVNPYAQVSGSDVLSNLILYIPLGALLATHWATKHHHRMRAALAALMLCSLTSLLIETGQIFLLSRTASITDFIMNTISGAVGAVVGARWGPMLWQQILSTLHQRQKHSPLDLLTLVFAALIAADALAPFLPTLLIRQVWRSIKASQFNPIAGFSQHPWHWWLVTHILLYLVFTLLVAQWSKPNHSKPGRVNAALFCGLFATMLEVAKLFITSRVMNMSNLMANYTGIFVAVILLTVWRRPLSRELRLTLGLIGVTGYILYLGWLPFDFQFDAQLFTNKLPRGVEFLPFYHYAMGASLNHIRLFLQTILLSATLVYFYRLRFATLDQRWFRLPVIVLLTGTIGLLQEGGQLFLTSRTPSMTDIYCYIIGGILATRIPLLPLDAPPAEKETHGV
- a CDS encoding PEP-CTERM/exosortase system-associated acyltransferase; the protein is MATSLSLKMARLREMLQLHKHFHTYFKVIPAVTPDLVREAQRIRHSVYCEELGWEPVNEEGLEQDSYDENALHCLLMAVRSQRYIGCVRLVLPQVGHPDHIFPIQESCRDTLYAGYPDLEASERGETAEVSRLAIVADYRRRKNELSKPISIDLQEDATIQGRRRFPYIPVGLYIGMLEMASFYGIKTMYMLTEPLLATHFSRLGGNLKPIGDAIEHRGRRRPYVMEVEEVLKSANLLLRPLIWTIRRDVNSVLSDSLCPWEIEEQFKKKWRHREAT
- the wecB gene encoding non-hydrolyzing UDP-N-acetylglucosamine 2-epimerase is translated as MKMAPLIEAMNHYPDAIHPILVHTGQHYDEKMSQSFFVDLGMPRPDIDLGVGSGSHAEQTARIMVAFEKVCLDHQPDLVIVVGDVNSTMACTITAKKLGIRVAHVEAGLRSRDMLMPEEINRLCTDVLCDYLFTTDYIADRNLLAEGVDAQKIFFVGNVMIDTLMKHRQMASQLDLREKLGLTPQGYATLTLHRPANVDDRDALKGILEAVHEISQTMPVIFPIHPRTKKMVESFGLEGFFNTSDTVAGVWITEPLGYLEFLHLNMGARLVLTDSGGLQEETTVLGVPCITMRPNTERPITCEEGTNTLVGHHKEAILAAAQRILHGDTATGQIPEKWDGRAAERIVDVLLRVESGAN
- a CDS encoding CapA family protein, which gives rise to MASNPSIRLAIIGDLLFTTPYASQNGSRGLESVSAQITTLFANCDLVVANLESTLAADQQVATEPRVLGTAQQFDSLIQAHINVVTLANNHAFDALDEGFRKTSDKLNELGIHAFGAGNNLTAAQAPVSLTMNGVRIAFIGAVATSTGMGTFAGNDSAGVAPLETRAICDQIQQLKTSHDHVVFIPHWGEERFRFPAPDQVAQGRAFIDAGASVVAGHHPHVLQGTETYHHGVITYSLGNFLSNPVYWQDGDSLTWDKFERTSQIIVFELDQEKITRIEQVPVFDDGTQIRIEESGWGEKCLHHADNYLRQGITPARYAKEVFRVHKLLPFKSRLRWDTIRRLRPKHFKKAVKLFLNN